TATTTTTCCTATAGAATTTCAACTCTTTCAACCTGATGAGGCTTTAACAATGATGATGAGgctataaaactaaaatataaaaattacaatttctCAAAATCAACtagttattaaatgaaatttaaataaataaatgtaaatttagtctatgattaaaaaaatattattcaaaaagtattattaataaaaaattttctacacaatatgttaacattataagatttttaagaCATAACACACtgctatataatttattttaaaactgaagtttcaaagaacctttttttgtttgttttatcaaCCTGAAAGTTAGAGTTcatttgttacttttaatacACTGCTAGATGGATATTAGGAATATAAAATGTATGAACAAGTTATTGTTTGAATATGTTTGATACTTCTACTAAAAGTATggtgtgattattttttatttttttaattaacaacagTTGgatataaatctatattttttattgaagagcTTGACATTTTGTATGTAATTTTAACTTAGggaaatatatcaaatataccaacatatttataatttactcaGGTGtatgtacaaataataaaatttagtacaATTGTATATAAACCTTCAAAAGGTAATTATATATTAGCTATTATACACTCTGTAGAATATTTACAAATGATGCActtacaatttataataaaagatgaTTTGTACATAAGCTTTACGTGAAActtttctttagataaaaatcaagcaaaatattcattttattatgtGACATGTTTAGTAGAAATTAGTTGCTACATATTCTTTTAAATCTAGAGAAAAAAATGTAGTTGTTCTGGTAAAGCACAACTACATTAAAACACAAGGtaaactaaaactttcaaatatGGTCCACagctttattttcattttttaaatcaccaATACTTAGTGTTAACTGAGTCAAAGTTTCCTCATTTGTTGTTAAAATGATGCCATTCAACtctgaaaatctttttaaagcTTCTAGTTTATGCAAAGCATCGTCTCTTTCTTTTTTGAGAAGTTCATTTTCTCGTGCATAGTGTTCAAGCTGCTCTTCTAaagtcattttttcattttctagcATACTTTTTTGTGTTGTTCTTTTCATTCTACTTGTTTGTGCATAGCCTctattttttatagttcttcttttttgttttagttttaaaacctCATTATCAGGAAGGCCTCTTAGTAAAGAATTTAAGTCTTTAACTGGTATTTCTGCAAGTTGTTCTTCAGTCAAAACAATTTGCTGATTTAACGGTTCCTTTAATTCAGTAATAACAAAGTTTGCAGTCTGGTTATTAGAAAAGGAAGAGTTTTCATTTATAGCTGAGTAATCTCTTTCTAAATCTTCAGCAGGAGAGTATGCTTTAGGGCTATCTAACTTTTCCTCGTCCTCAATTGTTTGAATAAGTTCTCTATCAGACACATTATCAAGTTTAGAAATATAATCAATAGATTTTACTTGTTTCGAAAGAGGTGAGAATGCTTCTGAGTGCAGTATATCTTGATTTGCTGTTTCGAAAGGcctttttgctatttttttaaaattagtttttgatCTATCAAAACAATCGTTCAATTCTGCTTGAAAACTGGCAGCgataataatttcattaatgaGCGTTTGCGCTTTCGATACTTTTCCTTGTTTATCGTTCTTATTTGAACTCATTGATAGACGttgtgaaataaataaaaacaagcaTGGGTTTGTTTACCAAATATATCCTGACTCAGCTTCCTTGTGCCAACTCAGCATTCAGATAAagcattattattaatttcgAGATCGCCAAATAGAGGTAAAAAAGTATTCTGGGTGGAGAGTTGCGCTTTAATTCACCGAATAGAGAGCGAATAAACCGATGTCACcgaaacataaataaatgaataaatatataaaaacaacatttttgataaggactaaaaaaatacaaaattaaactatttttcgAGACCCATGTGTACTTACAAATATAAGATGCGCAATTAAAATGTGCAATAGATTGCTAGAAATATAGTTTAtcgtaaataaaagtaataaagtaatGGAGCTATAATAGTTTAGCTAGAAAATTTTCAGTCATTGGCTTTAATAAATATTCCAAAttgtatacatataaaatatccACGGATACCATGAAAAATTAtgcttattttttactttttagtttatttcagaaattttttttttttttttaaattatatcgtAAAATCGCCTAATATAAGTTCCGGTCACTTAAGCTATGAACATTAATTCATCacgcataaataaaaaaactttcaattttttttcctgaaacatACAGgaaattatattgataattaaTATACGtcacaaaaaatgaaaactaattgATACGtcacaaaaaatgaaaactaattttcaaatgttgttttattgtaaaattatgatATGAATTCAGGTAATACCAGTAACTAAGTAGGGCGTCACCCCGggctcaataaaaaaagtatttttgggCACTAATGAAAACAAGAAGgagcacataaaaaaaagtagtatttttaatttttattgcactTTTTACAGATTCTATCAGTTAGGCTAGACTGAATTGATGGACATAACGCATCATACGGCAAAATTGGAAATCCTTTGGTAGTACAAGGAAGAATACTTTCAATGTAAGATGCGATGAGCATAAAGACGGATGATGGAAACAATTATTTTGCTCCTTCTGAGACATCTA
This Hydra vulgaris chromosome 04, alternate assembly HydraT2T_AEP DNA region includes the following protein-coding sequences:
- the LOC100199133 gene encoding uncharacterized protein LOC100199133; this translates as MSSNKNDKQGKVSKAQTLINEIIIAASFQAELNDCFDRSKTNFKKIAKRPFETANQDILHSEAFSPLSKQVKSIDYISKLDNVSDRELIQTIEDEEKLDSPKAYSPAEDLERDYSAINENSSFSNNQTANFVITELKEPLNQQIVLTEEQLAEIPVKDLNSLLRGLPDNEVLKLKQKRRTIKNRGYAQTSRMKRTTQKSMLENEKMTLEEQLEHYARENELLKKERDDALHKLEALKRFSELNGIILTTNEETLTQLTLSIGDLKNENKAVDHI